Proteins encoded within one genomic window of Kibdelosporangium phytohabitans:
- a CDS encoding TIGR03618 family F420-dependent PPOX class oxidoreductase: MLDPKVRRVLDGTSIAHLATVLPDGSPHNTPVYVGAHGDRIVFFTGPGMRKARNLRRDPRMALSIAPADNPFEPVVIRGRVVDWIEGDAAWEIIDRLATKYTGSPYPREHARVVAVIEPGRQAVGVG; the protein is encoded by the coding sequence ATGCTCGACCCCAAAGTGCGCCGTGTACTCGACGGCACCTCGATCGCCCACCTCGCGACTGTCCTGCCGGACGGTTCGCCGCACAACACGCCCGTGTACGTCGGCGCGCACGGCGACCGGATCGTGTTCTTCACCGGCCCAGGCATGCGCAAGGCGCGCAACTTGCGGCGTGATCCCCGGATGGCGTTGTCCATCGCGCCCGCCGACAACCCGTTCGAACCCGTGGTGATCCGGGGACGGGTCGTCGATTGGATCGAAGGCGACGCGGCCTGGGAGATCATCGACCGGCTGGCCACCAAGTACACCGGCTCTCCCTATCCGCGGGAGCACGCACGTGTCGTGGCCGTGATCGAACCCGGGCGGCAGGCGGTCGGCGTCGGCTGA